GGGGAGACCGCGGCGATGGCGATTCGGACGGGTCGGACCGGGCCGACGCGCAGACCCGGACCGAACGAGCGGACGAGGCGCTGGGCGACGACAGCCGCGGCTACGAGCGGTCCGAGGCGCTCGACGGCGGGCAGGAGAACCTCTACGGCGACGACACCGGCTCCGACGCGGTGCCGGCCCGGGTGGGCGAAGGCGACGCATTCGCGGTCAATTCCTGGTCGGGCGTCGGCGGCGGCCGCGGCTTCGACGGCGAGGATGGCGGCTTCGAGGAAATGCTGTCCGCCGAGGACACGCTGCATGATCATTTGCGCAAGCAATTGCACCTTGCGACGCGCGACCGGCAGATGCTGCTGATCGGGGAGCTTCTGATCGACCAGGTGGACGACGCCGGCTACATCCGCGAGCCGATGGCGGAGTTTGCGCTGCGCCTCGGCATCCCGCCCGCGCGGGCGGAAGCCGCGCTGGCGCTCGTGCAGTCGCTCGAGCCGACCGGCGTCGGCGCGCGCGACCTGAAGGAGTGTCTCGTCCTGCAATTGAAGGAGCGGGACCGCTACGACCCGTGCATGGCCGCGCTGCTCGACAATCTCCACCTGCTTGCCCGGCGCGACCTGACCCAGCTTCTGCGCGTCTGCGGCGTCGACATGGACGACCTGCAGGAGATGATCGCGGAGGTGCGCGCGCTCGAGCCCAAGCCCGGCCGCGCATTCGGCGGCGCCCCCGTCCAGCCGGTCGTGCCCGACGTCTTCGTGCGCGAGAGCCAGAGCGGCGGCTGGCTCGTCGAACTGAACAGCGAGACCCTGCCGCGCGTCCTCGTGAATAGCCGCTATTACACGCAGATCAGCGGCTCGGGGCTCAGCAAGGAAGACAAGACCTATCTCTCCGACTGCTACCAGACCGGCAACTGGCTGGTGAAGAGCCTCGATCAGCGCGCGCGCACCATCCTGAAGGTCGCGACCGAGATCGTGCGCCAGCAGGACGGGTTCTTCGCCTATGGCATCACAGAACTGCGGCCCCTGAACCTCAAGACGGTGGCCGAGGCGGTCAGCCTGCACGAATCGACCGTCAGCCGCGTGACGGCGAACAAGTACATCGGCACCGCCCGCGGCATCCTCGAGATGAAGTACTTCTTCACGACCGCCATCGCCTCGGCGGACGGCGGCGAGGCGCTGTCGGCAGAATCGGTTCGTCACCGCATCCGCGGGCTGATCGACGCGGAGCCGCCCGACGCCATCCTGTCCGACGACCGGATCGTGGAAATCCTCAAATCCGAGGGCGTGGACATTGCCCGCAGGACCGTGGCGAAGTATCGTGAGGCCATGCGGATTCCGTCCTCGGTGCAACGCCGCCGCATGAAGGCGGCTCTTGTCTAATATATTGACTTAAAACGGAATTCCGCTCAGAGTTGACTTGTGGAAGCGGGGCAAACTACTGTCCCGTCCGCTTTCGGGGGGCCTTGCGAAACGGCCCCGATGGCACAGTCACACATGAGGCAGGAACGCCCATGCATCTTCAGATTACCGGTAAGCAGATCGACATCGGCGACGCTCTCAAGGTTCATGTCGAGGACCGCCTCGACGAGGCCGTGGGCAAGTACTTCAGCCGTCCGACCGAGACGGCGGTGACCTTCAACCGGGAGGGGCCCGGCT
This is a stretch of genomic DNA from Futiania mangrovi. It encodes these proteins:
- the rpoN gene encoding RNA polymerase factor sigma-54 produces the protein MSLAPRLEVRQSQQLVMTPQLQQAIKLLQLSNIELASFVEEELERNPLLERDERGDRGDGDSDGSDRADAQTRTERADEALGDDSRGYERSEALDGGQENLYGDDTGSDAVPARVGEGDAFAVNSWSGVGGGRGFDGEDGGFEEMLSAEDTLHDHLRKQLHLATRDRQMLLIGELLIDQVDDAGYIREPMAEFALRLGIPPARAEAALALVQSLEPTGVGARDLKECLVLQLKERDRYDPCMAALLDNLHLLARRDLTQLLRVCGVDMDDLQEMIAEVRALEPKPGRAFGGAPVQPVVPDVFVRESQSGGWLVELNSETLPRVLVNSRYYTQISGSGLSKEDKTYLSDCYQTGNWLVKSLDQRARTILKVATEIVRQQDGFFAYGITELRPLNLKTVAEAVSLHESTVSRVTANKYIGTARGILEMKYFFTTAIASADGGEALSAESVRHRIRGLIDAEPPDAILSDDRIVEILKSEGVDIARRTVAKYREAMRIPSSVQRRRMKAALV